In Bradyrhizobium lablabi, one DNA window encodes the following:
- a CDS encoding L,D-transpeptidase family protein: MIYRSLVRALITSVAVATGALLLAGCNSDEISLATNAKANQPVPPKLIAAMVEKDMDLQSPILVRLFKEEAELEVWKQDRSGHFALLKTYPICRWSGDLGPKVREGDRQAPEGFYNISPAQMNPQSAYYLSFNTGYPNAYDRSLGHTGSELMVHGDCSSRGCYAMTDEQIAEIYSLGRESFFGGQKSFQFQAYPFKMTPLNMAKHRNNPNVAFWKMIKEGYDHFEVTRQEPKVDFCEKKYVFDAAKAPDAKRDPVFEASAKCPAYVIPDELADAVREKQREEQAETAKLIAKGTPVARLNTGIDGGMNKVFAARVPNGSTGLSEGGEGQGLSLLTMARAPGTIPSTVNPPRGPVTSPEEPLVASMAPSTAPATAPATRIASAAPSNTQSDGGFFSNLARKVGLSGAIAADTTASATQQAAVPAKPKIIEAKRNEPAAQAKTSKPESSKPESSKPESSKPESSKPESSKPEVSKPETRQAAARPPLKPSVSDTETASAPAPAAKDALVAGSAPIVQANSFESRFSAVK, translated from the coding sequence TTGATCTACCGCTCGCTGGTTCGCGCGCTTATCACATCGGTCGCGGTCGCGACCGGTGCGCTGCTGCTGGCCGGCTGCAACAGCGACGAGATCTCGCTCGCGACCAACGCCAAGGCCAACCAGCCCGTTCCGCCAAAGCTGATCGCCGCGATGGTGGAAAAGGACATGGATCTGCAATCGCCGATCCTGGTCCGGCTGTTCAAGGAAGAGGCCGAGCTCGAGGTCTGGAAGCAGGACCGCTCCGGCCACTTCGCGCTTTTGAAGACCTATCCGATCTGCCGTTGGTCGGGCGACCTCGGCCCCAAGGTGCGCGAAGGCGACCGCCAGGCGCCCGAAGGCTTCTATAACATCTCGCCGGCGCAGATGAATCCGCAGTCGGCCTACTATCTCTCGTTCAATACCGGCTATCCCAACGCTTACGACCGGTCGCTCGGACATACCGGCTCGGAGCTGATGGTGCATGGCGACTGCTCGTCGCGCGGCTGCTACGCGATGACCGACGAACAGATCGCGGAAATCTATTCGCTGGGCCGCGAATCCTTCTTCGGCGGCCAGAAGTCGTTCCAGTTCCAGGCCTATCCGTTCAAGATGACGCCGCTGAACATGGCCAAGCACCGCAACAACCCGAACGTGGCGTTCTGGAAAATGATCAAGGAAGGCTACGATCATTTCGAGGTGACACGGCAGGAGCCGAAGGTCGATTTCTGCGAGAAGAAATACGTGTTCGATGCCGCGAAGGCGCCGGATGCGAAGCGGGATCCGGTGTTCGAGGCCTCCGCCAAATGCCCGGCCTATGTGATCCCGGATGAACTCGCTGATGCCGTTCGCGAGAAGCAACGGGAAGAACAGGCCGAGACCGCCAAGCTGATCGCCAAGGGCACGCCGGTCGCGCGGTTGAATACCGGCATCGACGGCGGCATGAACAAGGTGTTCGCCGCCCGGGTGCCCAATGGCTCGACCGGATTGTCGGAAGGCGGCGAAGGTCAGGGCCTGTCGCTGCTGACGATGGCCCGCGCCCCCGGCACCATTCCCTCAACCGTCAATCCGCCGCGCGGGCCTGTGACATCTCCGGAAGAGCCGTTGGTAGCCTCGATGGCGCCGAGCACCGCGCCGGCGACGGCACCGGCGACGCGGATCGCTTCGGCCGCGCCGAGCAATACGCAATCCGACGGCGGCTTCTTCAGCAACCTCGCCCGCAAGGTCGGCTTGAGCGGCGCGATCGCCGCCGACACCACCGCGAGCGCCACCCAGCAGGCGGCGGTTCCGGCCAAGCCGAAGATCATCGAGGCCAAGCGCAACGAACCGGCGGCGCAAGCCAAGACTTCCAAGCCAGAGTCTTCCAAGCCAGAGTCTTCCAAGCCAGAGTCTTCCAAGCCAGAGTCTTCCAAGCCAGAGTCTTCGAAGCCGGAGGTTTCAAAACCTGAGACAAGACAGGCCGCCGCGCGCCCGCCGCTGAAACCGAGCGTCTCCGACACCGAGACGGCGTCAGCCCCCGCGCCCGCCGCCAAAGACGCCCTGGTCGCCGGCTCGGCGCCGATCGTGCAGGCGAATTCGTTCGAGAGCCGCTTCTCGGCGGTGAAGTAA
- the secA gene encoding preprotein translocase subunit SecA: protein MIGALARKFFGSANDRRIKGYQSRVDAINALEPEVAALSDEALKARTAEFRKQLADGKTLDDILVPAFATVREAAKRTLGQRHFDVQLIGGMVLHEGDIAEMKTGEGKTLVATLAVYLNALAGRGVHVVTVNDYLARRDSEWMGQIYNFLGLSVGVIVHGLDDAERKESYARDITYGTNNEYGFDYLRDNMKYRLEDMVQRGHFYAIVDEVDSILIDEARTPLIISGPLDDRSDFYNTIDTFMPNLEKVTDYEVDEKQRTVTLTEAGMEKIETLLRDAGQLKGDSLYDVENVSVVHHINQALRAHSLFQRDKDYIVRDDEVIIIDEFTGRMMPGRRYSEGLHQALEAKEHQTVQPENQTLASITFQNYFRMYEKLAGMTGTAATEADELFDIYKLEVVEIPTNVQVARLDEDDEVYRTQTEKYAAILAEVERANARLQPVLVGTASIEKSEVLAEYLKKHGYKQIDFGNENAMEKLYAAARAGKPAKLFAVLNARFHEQEAYIVAEAGVPGAITIATNMAGRGTDIKLGGSLDMRIQQETTGITDEAEKAKKIEQIKADIERFREIVLKAEEIVEAEPAKGSKPAKTVTKPGGLYIIGSERHESRRIDNQLRGRSGRQGDPGRSKFFLSLEDDLMRIFGSDRLDSMLTRLGLKDGEAIIHPWINKALEKAQQKVEARNFDIRKNLLKFDNVQNDQRKVIFDQRIDLMKDESVAETVADMRRAFVEDVVTKHVPEHAYAEQWDVAGLKEELKRVLDIDLPVDAWAKEEGIADEELLTRIENRVDEHMAAKVAQWGPDVMRYVEKTILLQTLDHLWREHLIMLDHLRQVIGLRGYGQRDPLQEYKSEAFSLFEAMIAHLREAVTAQLMRVEIVPPEEPQPALPPMEAHKFDPNTGEDELAFASASLVPAATADRDPKNPKSWGKVGRNEDCPCGSGKKFKHCHGKYA from the coding sequence ATGATCGGCGCGCTCGCCCGCAAGTTTTTCGGCTCCGCCAACGACCGGCGGATCAAGGGATATCAGTCCCGCGTCGATGCCATCAACGCGCTTGAGCCGGAAGTTGCCGCGCTATCGGACGAGGCCTTGAAGGCGCGCACCGCCGAGTTCCGCAAGCAACTCGCGGACGGCAAAACGCTGGACGACATCCTGGTTCCAGCTTTCGCCACCGTGCGCGAAGCTGCAAAACGCACCCTCGGCCAGCGCCATTTCGACGTCCAGCTGATCGGCGGCATGGTGCTGCACGAGGGCGACATCGCCGAGATGAAGACCGGCGAAGGCAAGACGCTGGTCGCGACGCTTGCGGTCTATCTCAATGCGCTCGCAGGCCGAGGCGTCCATGTCGTCACCGTCAACGACTACCTCGCCCGCCGCGACTCCGAATGGATGGGCCAGATCTACAACTTCTTAGGGCTTTCCGTCGGCGTCATCGTCCACGGCCTCGACGACGCCGAGCGCAAGGAATCTTATGCGCGCGACATCACCTACGGCACCAATAACGAATACGGTTTCGACTATCTGCGCGACAACATGAAGTACCGGCTCGAGGACATGGTCCAGCGCGGCCACTTCTATGCCATCGTCGACGAAGTCGACTCGATCCTGATCGACGAGGCGCGCACGCCCTTGATCATCTCCGGCCCGCTCGACGACCGTTCGGACTTCTACAACACCATCGACACCTTCATGCCGAATCTCGAGAAGGTCACCGATTACGAGGTCGACGAGAAGCAGCGCACGGTGACGCTGACCGAAGCCGGCATGGAAAAGATCGAGACGCTGCTGCGCGACGCCGGCCAGCTCAAGGGCGACTCTCTGTACGACGTCGAGAACGTCTCGGTCGTGCACCACATCAACCAGGCGCTGCGCGCGCACTCGCTGTTCCAGCGCGACAAGGATTACATCGTCCGCGACGACGAGGTCATCATCATCGACGAGTTCACCGGCCGCATGATGCCGGGGCGGCGCTATTCGGAAGGCCTGCATCAGGCGCTGGAAGCCAAGGAGCACCAGACGGTGCAGCCGGAAAACCAGACGCTGGCCTCGATCACGTTCCAGAACTATTTCAGGATGTACGAGAAGCTCGCCGGCATGACCGGTACGGCGGCGACCGAAGCCGACGAATTGTTCGACATCTACAAGCTCGAGGTGGTGGAAATCCCGACCAACGTGCAGGTCGCCCGCCTCGACGAAGATGACGAGGTCTATCGCACCCAGACCGAGAAATACGCCGCTATCCTGGCCGAGGTCGAGCGCGCCAATGCGCGGCTGCAGCCGGTTTTGGTCGGCACCGCGTCGATCGAAAAGTCCGAGGTGCTCGCCGAGTATCTGAAGAAGCACGGCTACAAGCAGATCGATTTCGGCAACGAAAACGCGATGGAAAAGCTGTATGCCGCGGCCCGCGCCGGGAAACCTGCAAAGCTGTTCGCGGTGTTGAACGCGCGCTTCCACGAGCAGGAAGCCTATATCGTGGCCGAGGCCGGCGTGCCCGGCGCGATCACGATCGCGACCAACATGGCCGGCCGCGGTACCGACATCAAGCTCGGCGGCTCGCTCGACATGCGCATCCAGCAGGAGACGACGGGCATTACCGACGAGGCCGAGAAGGCAAAAAAAATCGAACAGATCAAGGCCGACATCGAACGCTTCCGCGAGATCGTGCTGAAAGCCGAAGAGATCGTCGAGGCCGAACCGGCCAAGGGATCGAAGCCGGCCAAGACCGTGACAAAACCGGGCGGGCTCTACATCATCGGCTCCGAACGCCACGAATCCCGGCGCATCGACAACCAGCTGCGCGGCCGCTCCGGACGCCAGGGCGACCCGGGGCGCTCAAAATTCTTCCTGTCGCTGGAAGACGATCTGATGCGGATTTTCGGCTCCGACCGGCTCGATTCGATGCTGACGCGGCTCGGCCTCAAAGACGGCGAGGCCATCATCCATCCCTGGATCAACAAGGCCCTGGAAAAGGCGCAGCAGAAGGTCGAGGCGCGCAACTTCGACATCCGCAAGAATCTCTTGAAATTCGACAACGTCCAGAACGACCAGCGCAAGGTGATCTTCGATCAGCGCATCGACCTGATGAAGGACGAAAGCGTCGCCGAGACGGTCGCCGACATGCGCCGCGCCTTTGTCGAGGATGTCGTCACCAAGCACGTGCCCGAGCACGCCTATGCCGAGCAGTGGGACGTCGCGGGGCTGAAGGAAGAGCTGAAACGCGTGCTCGACATCGATCTGCCGGTCGATGCATGGGCCAAGGAAGAGGGCATCGCCGACGAGGAGTTGCTGACGCGCATCGAAAACCGCGTCGACGAGCACATGGCGGCCAAGGTGGCGCAATGGGGCCCCGACGTGATGCGTTACGTCGAAAAGACCATTCTCCTGCAGACGCTCGATCACCTCTGGCGCGAGCATCTGATCATGCTCGATCATCTGCGCCAGGTGATTGGCTTGCGCGGCTACGGCCAGCGCGATCCGCTGCAGGAGTACAAGTCCGAAGCCTTCAGCCTGTTCGAGGCGATGATCGCGCATCTGCGCGAGGCGGTGACGGCACAATTGATGCGGGTCGAAATCGTGCCGCCGGAAGAGCCGCAGCCGGCCTTGCCGCCGATGGAGGCGCACAAATTTGATCCCAACACCGGCGAGGACGAATTGGCCTTCGCCAGTGCGTCGCTGGTGCCGGCGGCGACCGCCGACCGTGACCCCAAAAATCCGAAAAGCTGGGGCAAGGTCGGCCGCAACGAGGATTGCCCCTGCGGCTCAGGCAAGAAGTTCAAGCACTGCCACGGCAAGTATGCCTGA
- a CDS encoding peptidylprolyl isomerase has product MTTSFPETKPGLRFGLASAAVTGCLAVILLTGLPLRAEDANPVLAKVNGAEIRQSDLALAEEELGPSLAQMDPATKKENVLAFLIDMKIVAKAAEDKKVENSEDFKKRLAFTRNRLLMDSLLASEGKAATTDDAMKKVYEDASKQITGEQEVHARHILVETEDEAKAVKAELDKGADFAELAKKKSKDPGASDGGDLGFFTKDQMVPEFSAVAFSLEPGKISDPVKSQFGWHIIKVEEKRNRKAPDFEQVKGQIETYVTRKAQADYVAKLREAAKVERMDQAAADPAAKTDAAKPDAAAKDSKMAPAKK; this is encoded by the coding sequence ATGACCACTTCGTTCCCGGAAACGAAACCCGGCCTGCGCTTTGGCCTCGCCTCCGCCGCCGTGACGGGTTGTCTCGCCGTAATCCTGTTGACCGGCCTGCCGCTGCGCGCCGAGGACGCCAATCCGGTGCTGGCAAAAGTTAACGGCGCGGAGATCCGCCAGAGCGATTTGGCGCTGGCCGAAGAGGAACTGGGGCCGAGCCTGGCGCAGATGGATCCGGCGACCAAGAAGGAAAACGTGCTGGCGTTCCTGATCGACATGAAGATCGTCGCCAAGGCGGCCGAGGACAAGAAGGTCGAAAATAGCGAGGATTTCAAGAAGCGGCTGGCGTTCACCCGCAACCGGCTGTTGATGGACAGCCTGCTCGCGAGCGAGGGCAAGGCTGCGACCACCGACGATGCCATGAAGAAGGTCTATGAGGACGCCTCCAAGCAGATCACCGGCGAGCAGGAAGTCCACGCCCGCCATATCCTGGTCGAGACCGAGGACGAGGCCAAGGCGGTCAAGGCGGAGCTCGACAAGGGCGCCGATTTCGCCGAGCTTGCCAAGAAGAAGTCCAAGGACCCCGGCGCTTCCGACGGCGGCGATCTCGGCTTCTTCACCAAGGACCAGATGGTGCCGGAATTCTCCGCCGTGGCGTTTTCGCTCGAGCCCGGCAAGATCTCCGATCCGGTGAAATCGCAGTTCGGCTGGCACATCATCAAGGTCGAGGAAAAGCGTAACCGCAAGGCGCCCGATTTCGAACAGGTCAAGGGCCAGATCGAGACCTATGTGACGCGCAAGGCGCAGGCCGATTACGTGGCGAAGCTGCGCGAAGCCGCCAAGGTCGAGCGCATGGACCAGGCCGCAGCCGACCCGGCGGCGAAGACGGACGCGGCGAAGCCCGACGCGGCGGCCAAGGACTCCAAGATGGCGCCGGCGAAGAAGTAA
- the argJ gene encoding bifunctional glutamate N-acetyltransferase/amino-acid acetyltransferase ArgJ translates to MSSAISPLAPTDVPEMPAIAGVRLATAAAGIRYKGRTDVLLAVMDKGTAVAGVFTQSKCPSAPVEWCRAKLGGGEARALVVNSGNANAFTGKTGRQATALTASIAAKAAGCRPNEVFLASTGVIGEPLDATKFDGVLATLAEQASPGEWMGAAKAIMTTDTFPKVATATVKLGKAKVVINGMAKGSGMIMPDMATMLAFVFTDAPITAGALQSLLKSGVVDTFNAVTVDGDTSTSDTLLAFATGTAAAHGAPKISRPGDPRLKAFTKAFQAVLADLAEQVARDGEGARKLVEIIVEGAVSKPSARKIAMSVANSPLVKTAIAGEDANWGRVVMAVGKAGEPANRDKLSIAFNGIRVAKSGARDPSYDEAQVSSAMKNPKIQIKISLGLGKGRDRVLTCDLTKEYIAINGDYRS, encoded by the coding sequence ATGTCATCAGCCATCTCCCCGCTCGCCCCGACCGACGTCCCCGAGATGCCCGCGATTGCCGGCGTCAGGCTTGCGACCGCCGCGGCCGGCATCCGCTACAAGGGCCGCACCGACGTCCTGCTCGCGGTGATGGACAAGGGGACCGCGGTCGCCGGCGTCTTCACTCAATCGAAATGCCCGTCGGCGCCGGTGGAATGGTGCCGCGCCAAGCTCGGCGGCGGCGAGGCGCGCGCGCTGGTCGTCAATTCCGGCAACGCCAACGCTTTTACCGGCAAGACCGGGCGGCAGGCCACGGCGCTGACGGCATCGATCGCCGCCAAAGCCGCCGGATGCCGTCCGAACGAGGTGTTTCTCGCCTCCACCGGCGTGATCGGCGAACCGCTCGATGCCACGAAATTCGACGGCGTGCTGGCGACGCTCGCCGAACAGGCCTCGCCCGGCGAATGGATGGGTGCGGCGAAGGCGATCATGACCACCGACACCTTTCCGAAGGTCGCGACCGCGACCGTAAAACTCGGCAAGGCAAAGGTTGTGATCAACGGCATGGCCAAGGGCTCGGGCATGATCATGCCTGACATGGCGACCATGCTGGCGTTCGTGTTCACCGATGCGCCGATCACGGCCGGCGCGCTGCAATCGCTCTTGAAGAGCGGCGTCGTGGACACGTTTAACGCCGTCACCGTCGACGGCGACACCTCGACTTCCGACACGCTGCTCGCGTTTGCCACCGGCACAGCCGCCGCGCACGGCGCGCCCAAAATCAGCCGCCCCGGCGATCCCCGCCTGAAGGCATTCACAAAAGCCTTCCAAGCCGTGCTCGCCGATCTCGCCGAGCAGGTCGCGCGGGACGGCGAAGGCGCGCGAAAACTGGTCGAGATCATTGTCGAGGGCGCGGTATCAAAGCCCTCGGCGCGCAAGATCGCGATGTCGGTGGCGAATTCGCCGCTGGTCAAGACCGCGATCGCGGGCGAGGACGCCAATTGGGGCCGCGTGGTGATGGCGGTCGGCAAGGCCGGCGAGCCCGCCAACCGCGACAAGCTGTCGATCGCCTTCAACGGCATCCGCGTCGCCAAAAGCGGCGCGCGCGATCCCTCCTATGACGAGGCGCAGGTCTCGAGCGCGATGAAGAATCCGAAGATCCAGATCAAGATCTCGCTCGGCCTCGGCAAAGGCCGCGACCGCGTGCTGACCTGCGACCTCACCAAGGAATATATCGCGATCAACGGCGATTATCGCTCGTGA
- a CDS encoding TadE/TadG family type IV pilus assembly protein produces MRNLLRLIGRFRNDRRGNLAVIFTLAAIPLVSALGSAVDYSMATRMRAKLQSAADSASVASISQNSAGYLAATQMQSDGTIAAGVTDANAIFDGNMNTINGYQNLTRTSTVTKTGIKLKSVVTFSAQVPTTFMRVIGMQALTITGTSSSAASLPPYLDFYLMLDVSGSMGLPSTDAEQTRLSKINPDDFSVYPNGCTFACHFQTNACSNPSVGQKTNPSGSVVSAYPTNNYCLGYLISRVSQAGYNSLLQPTANYPMKGVQLTAAILANANSSLTPGAPNSLITGNSKSLPSSLTPVTSCPNEGADACIQLRADAVGYAVTQLFQYANTHEKVSNQFRIGLYPFVRYLYAYFPLTSSIGPSDSITTAANNLATLLDPGNNSNLGSGGTHFENAFPSMNTTITSVGNGSTSTNTQPYVFLITDGAQNFQTQWGGGWSGSNSATVMPSGTSSPCKPLRDRGITVSVLYIPYQTIQNPTTIFNNEDNVANANIPNIPPSLTDCASSGFFYTANTPADIQSALKAMFDHAVQTAHITN; encoded by the coding sequence ATGCGCAATCTTCTCCGTTTGATCGGCCGCTTCCGCAACGATCGGCGCGGCAATTTGGCGGTGATCTTCACGCTTGCAGCGATCCCCCTGGTATCGGCGCTCGGCTCCGCGGTCGATTACTCGATGGCGACCCGCATGAGGGCGAAGCTGCAATCCGCCGCCGATTCCGCAAGCGTTGCCTCGATTTCCCAGAATTCGGCCGGCTATCTTGCGGCGACGCAAATGCAGAGCGATGGAACGATCGCCGCCGGCGTCACCGATGCCAACGCGATCTTTGACGGCAACATGAATACGATTAACGGTTACCAGAATCTGACGCGGACCAGCACCGTCACCAAAACCGGGATCAAGCTGAAATCCGTCGTCACCTTCAGCGCCCAGGTGCCGACCACCTTCATGAGGGTGATCGGCATGCAAGCCCTCACGATAACCGGCACCTCGTCTTCGGCCGCCTCGCTGCCGCCCTATCTCGATTTCTATCTGATGCTGGACGTCTCGGGGTCGATGGGCCTGCCGTCGACCGACGCCGAGCAGACGCGGCTTTCAAAGATCAACCCGGATGACTTCAGCGTGTACCCCAACGGCTGCACCTTCGCGTGCCATTTTCAGACAAACGCGTGCAGCAACCCCTCCGTTGGGCAGAAGACTAATCCCTCTGGTTCGGTGGTCTCGGCATACCCAACGAACAATTATTGTCTAGGCTATCTTATCTCGCGCGTCAGCCAAGCCGGGTACAATAGTCTCCTCCAGCCAACTGCAAATTATCCGATGAAGGGCGTGCAGCTGACGGCTGCGATTCTTGCAAACGCGAATTCGTCGCTTACTCCTGGCGCTCCGAATTCGCTCATTACCGGCAACTCCAAAAGCCTGCCGAGCAGCCTGACGCCGGTTACGTCCTGCCCCAACGAGGGCGCAGACGCCTGCATCCAGTTGCGCGCTGACGCTGTCGGCTATGCCGTCACCCAATTGTTCCAGTATGCGAACACCCACGAGAAGGTCTCCAATCAATTCCGGATCGGGCTCTACCCGTTCGTGCGATACCTTTATGCTTATTTTCCGCTGACCAGCAGCATCGGCCCGTCTGACAGCATCACTACCGCGGCGAACAATCTCGCCACGCTGCTGGATCCCGGCAATAACTCCAACCTCGGCTCCGGCGGCACGCATTTCGAAAATGCGTTTCCAAGCATGAACACGACGATCACCAGCGTCGGCAATGGCAGCACATCGACCAATACGCAGCCCTACGTCTTCCTCATCACCGACGGCGCCCAGAATTTCCAGACCCAATGGGGCGGGGGATGGTCAGGCAGTAATAGCGCCACAGTGATGCCCAGCGGTACTTCGTCACCCTGCAAGCCACTCAGGGACCGCGGTATCACGGTTTCCGTGCTCTACATCCCCTATCAAACGATTCAGAATCCAACCACCATCTTCAACAATGAAGATAACGTCGCGAACGCCAATATCCCCAATATTCCCCCCAGTCTTACAGACTGTGCGTCGTCCGGCTTCTTCTACACGGCCAACACGCCCGCGGACATCCAGTCTGCCTTGAAGGCCATGTTCGATCACGCGGTGCAGACGGCGCATATTACGAACTAG